Within the Kluyveromyces lactis strain NRRL Y-1140 chromosome A complete sequence genome, the region AAAGAAGCCGAGAGTGAAGCTGCTGTTGAAACTCCTGTGGTTGAAACTCCAGCGGAAGAAACTCCGGCTGAAGATACACCGGCAGAGGTAAAAGACCAAGAAGGCGACGTAAAGATGGAATGATTCATTATATAACGATTACACCTATATACTGTAATTTTACTACGATTCATGGAATCCAGAATGTGGCCTGGACGCCCACTCTCGAATAAGATAAAGACAGTCCTTCATCCAAAGGAGGGCAAGCAGGAAAAACCATCACCGCTTTTGTTCTCCACATAGGACGTATGTGTGCGTTTGAGACATTACTATATAAAACTATTGGCTTTCATTATTCACGTTGTTGGTTTTGATAGTCATAAATGAGATGGCATCGCGAGCGGTTTTAATCGAAGCCTGTATTTCTGCTTCACGTTTGGATTTTTCCACTGCACGGTCTTCCTTATCAAGTTTGTTCAACTCACTCATTATTTTGATCCATTCTCTTGTATCACCAGTACCTGAACAGATTAGTAGCATAGCTGATGAAGGTAGATTTTCATAGATCtttgtaattcttttcCCCATGTTTTCCAATGCTAGCTCCTCAGTTAGAACTTCAGTGTCACGGTTATTGCATGCGGCAAATTCACGAGCATATTCTAGCTCTCTGAGTCTTCCGACGAAAAGGTTATGTTCATTGATGTGCTCGCATATTTCATCAGCAACCATCTGGTCGTCTTTACATCTAACATGCACTTCATGATTTTCAATCTTAAGTACATTGCTTTGCTTTGAAGCTGAATCGTTTAAAATCATAGAAGATATTCCATTTCGTGAAAGCCTATGGAAAAGGTTTTCTGTATTAAAACCAATGCCAAACGTCAATCCGTTTACGATCTTCAGCTTGGTCAGTTCCATGCATGTTTTAGCGTCTTCATAAGAATCATGGCCCAAGCCTGtatctttttgaatatcaaCATTCAAATATTCCGAGGCCAAATACCTTAGGGCTGGTCTGAATGGAGGACCTGCTTTGTGCTCGTAAATAACTGCCGTGTCAACGATATTGGGATGTCTTAGCTTTAAAACGTTAAGGTCCGACTGCAACGAATGTCCAATTAATACATCCTTTGAGCTAATGATATTGAGAAGATCCTCCTGTACATCCTTCAATGTAGTAGTAACGTCGCGTAGTTTTTCTTCGGTTATTCCGCTGTACTTGGTCAAATAATCTATAATTGGAACATCAGGCTTCACCAATTTATCATAAATGAGATCACCGTCGAAATTTACAATACTGCATCGGGTTAGAACATGTCCGTTTTCTGACATACACATTTCACAATCTATTGCAAATGTTCGAGGGCCATCACGGTCAATAGTCTTGGTGTCCGTCCACTCTGAATAATAAGGGGACGAGTATAATTTTTCCAATGTTTCCTTGAACTCTTCTATTAGACCTGGTGAATCCAAGTGAATTGGATAATcattttctatcaaatcatcGATACTCATTAACAAATCACTCATGActactttctttttcgatAGTTGCagtctttttctttccttctccttcttgTTTAAACCGACATTAACGAAAGAGTTATAGGCTGAAAACAAGGAATTCTTCGAACCTGGCGCGCATATAGGTAAGTTGTACCAATACGTTGCTGGATCAGAAAATAATACAGACGGAAGTGTATGTGTGTTTGTTAGCTTCTCCAAGTTTTCTGCAAAGCTTGTCATTTTTGAGTCTGATCCAGCGCCGATGCTGAAATCTGAGGGCAATAAACCAGGTGCAAAAAGAACCACTACCCTCTGCAAAGCAGCCCTATTATCAATTTGCAGCCAGTTTGGAGAATTGTTTGTATCCctgaaggaaaaaaggaCTAGATCTCTTAGGTCTTTTATGGATAACGGTTTCGATATCTTTTCTACCGATAGATTCACTGCTTTAGTggattttttctttttcttagGAACCGCTAGAGAAGACGCACTGATGTTATCATGCTTCAAGTTCTCAAGAGATGAGCCTTGTACAGCACTTgaccttcttcttcttctctttgaacCGCTTTGAGAATGGCTTATATCCGTGACTACATCATCATCTCTGTTATCCTTTCCCCCATTTGAACCAGTACGACCTAGTTTGCTTAAGATTTCATCCTTCGAAGTATTACCTTCACAGATACTCAATCTCTCAACCCTTGATCGTACAGACAGAGAGGCATTGTCGCTTGTCCCTGCTGGTGGAGGAAAAactgaatttgaatcagCGAAACCTTGGGAAGTGCCTAACGCAGGCAACTGATCAGCATTTTTAGCTGGCGAAACACATACAGTAGACTTCGGCGAGCCTGAAGCACTATTGGACATAATTTTTGCCAAATTGCCTGAATATTTTAACTAGAGTTCAATCAAAAACTGAAAGTAAATGGGCTCTACCTtaaaaaaacaataacaacaacGCAAAGATAGTAGAAGCACCACCACTTTCCAGGATACAATCTATCGTTATAGTGTGATTTAATATCAGAGATTCGATCTGGGAGTATACTCACCAGATTATCAAGCAATTAGTCTATCTTTTATCAACAATTCAAAGCTAATCCAAATCACGACTGAGTAATTAAAGTTGACAAAATAGAAACAGTTCTTTTATAATGCAAATTGATACAGGAGTAACGGTAATTTCGTCTTCCTATCAAATCCGTGACAGAAGATACCAGCCGTACCCACTAAAAGAACACATCCAACTCTATTCGATACGCACGCACTGCACAGTTCCTGCCATATAAACGGAACgttttttcactttttgagatgagatgagtGTATTCGAAAATTTTTGTGTCTAAGAGATCTGATGCCTTTGTACGATGCCATGAACAAGGGAATCGAGAGCAGAATCATCGTCGGGTACATGTTGCAAGTGGTTATTATCACTTGCGATGTCGTTTAAAGCCATTGTATTATCCTGACCGATGTCTTGGACCACTGCTGGTTGATTGGTGACTCTTTTCAAGGAAgaatttttcctttgtaACTCATATAAATGGGACAACTGCCCTTGAACATCTGGGATAAGAGATTGTAGATCAGGAAGCGGTTTGATAGGTTCTGTGATAGCACATGATCCCATATTCCTTGGTTTGATCTCGGGAATCACATCTGAAAAATCGTGTTTTAGTGTGGACAAGTTGTCCTTATAAACGGATAATGGGAAATTCTCATCAATCATGGCGATCTTGTTCAAAGAGTCAGAGCCATAAGTTACGTTAACATTCTCAAGATTTACCATATCTATTAGTGATTTCTGTTCTTCTGTAGACAAGGGTACTCCGACTGCACTTTTAGCGGCAAGCACGCTGTTCTTCAAGTCTGAATAAAGACTTATCTTAAGATGAAGGGCTAACGTTCTTAGACTTTGATGCATGAAATCGATAGCAGTTGAAGACCATTTAGTGTGTGTATTCTCAAGATGCTTACAGTAATCACTGTGTAACATCATGACAGATCCAGCAGCCTTTGTTTCTGGTGACACTTGTTTTAGTTGTACGAACAGCCCTTCAATGTCTTCCAACCAATAGGACTGATCCTCATTAATCCAATCCAATAAAAGCACAAAACGCTTTGAACTCTTCTCAGGATCACTTTTTAGTATCGATGGTAGCAGATCAATGGAGCTGGATTTCCATGGTGGCGGAATGCATGTGATATTAAGTATTACTTGCCATCCATCTTCAGTGGTAATTTCCTTGGTATAGTATCCAACGGGGGAGAGTGTAGGCGACAGCACAGCAAGCTTGGGCTCTGAATTCGTATCAATGCCATCAATGTACTGGAAGAACAGCTTCAAAGtggtttctttttcacAGAAAAGAACGATACTGACATACTTCGTTGTATCGTTAGTTTCACATTGTAGTCTGAGATCGTTTATAAACGCCTCTAACTTTGTAGCCATATTCTTATAAATGTTGGTTGGTTTTCCAACGCCGTGTTTTAGATGTTCAGATAGGTGTTAATAAACCGTTGATCGAGGCTCTACGGCGATTCACGTTCCTGTTTTCATTCTTAAACTTTATGTTTCAAACTTAGTTACTTGTTTTCCTGATGTTTACAAATTCTTGAGCTTAAACAGTATCTATTTAATAACCCATCACAGTAAAAGACAGTTAATAAAGGTGAATTGGACTCACAGCCAGTTGCCATAGCAGCATTCTGAAAGCTTTAAGATACCTAATTGAATCAGTGTTGTTTTAAGATGATTATCTATCCAAACAAGTATTTAGCGTCGAGATAAAATGTACATGCGTAGTCTAATttaattgatgaaatattggatactgaagaaatcaataGTCACCGCTGTTATATATACCGATATCGGATTCTGCCTTGGCACTGGCCTTGAGGACGTTCATTGCACGAGccttttccaattctaaAAGGTAACCATCTTCGACACCAGTGACATACTGACCTGTAAACACACCGACTTcgaat harbors:
- the RNH70 gene encoding Rnh70p (similar to uniprot|P53331 Saccharomyces cerevisiae YGR276C RNH70 3'exoribonuclease required for 5S and tRNA-Arg3 maturation), which codes for MSNSASGSPKSTVCVSPAKNADQLPALGTSQGFADSNSVFPPPAGTSDNASLSVRSRVERLSICEGNTSKDEILSKLGRTGSNGGKDNRDDDVVTDISHSQSGSKRRRRRSSAVQGSSLENLKHDNISASSLAVPKKKKKSTKAVNLSVEKISKPLSIKDLRDLVLFSFRDTNNSPNWLQIDNRAALQRVVVLFAPGLLPSDFSIGAGSDSKMTSFAENLEKLTNTHTLPSVLFSDPATYWYNLPICAPGSKNSLFSAYNSFVNVGLNKKEKERKRLQLSKKKVVMSDLLMSIDDLIENDYPIHLDSPGLIEEFKETLEKLYSSPYYSEWTDTKTIDRDGPRTFAIDCEMCMSENGHVLTRCSIVNFDGDLIYDKLVKPDVPIIDYLTKYSGITEEKLRDVTTTLKDVQEDLLNIISSKDVLIGHSLQSDLNVLKLRHPNIVDTAVIYEHKAGPPFRPALRYLASEYLNVDIQKDTGLGHDSYEDAKTCMELTKLKIVNGLTFGIGFNTENLFHRLSRNGISSMILNDSASKQSNVLKIENHEVHVRCKDDQMVADEICEHINEHNLFVGRLRELEYAREFAACNNRDTEVLTEELALENMGKRITKIYENLPSSAMLLICSGTGDTREWIKIMSELNKLDKEDRAVEKSKREAEIQASIKTARDAISFMTIKTNNVNNESQ
- the DYN3 gene encoding dynein light intermediate chain (weakly similar to uniprot|Q04949 Saccharomyces cerevisiae YMR299C DYN3 Dynein light intermediate chain (LIC) localizes with dynein null mutant is defective in nuclear migration), producing the protein MATKLEAFINDLRLQCETNDTTKYVSIVLFCEKETTLKLFFQYIDGIDTNSEPKLAVLSPTLSPVGYYTKEITTEDGWQVILNITCIPPPWKSSSIDLLPSILKSDPEKSSKRFVLLLDWINEDQSYWLEDIEGLFVQLKQVSPETKAAGSVMMLHSDYCKHLENTHTKWSSTAIDFMHQSLRTLALHLKISLYSDLKNSVLAAKSAVGVPLSTEEQKSLIDMVNLENVNVTYGSDSLNKIAMIDENFPLSVYKDNLSTLKHDFSDVIPEIKPRNMGSCAITEPIKPLPDLQSLIPDVQGQLSHLYELQRKNSSLKRVTNQPAVVQDIGQDNTMALNDIASDNNHLQHVPDDDSALDSLVHGIVQRHQIS